In one window of Opitutus sp. GAS368 DNA:
- a CDS encoding peptide MFS transporter codes for MNQSPVPGAPSVHGEFLGHPRPLFTLFFAEGWERFSYYGMRALLTLFMTLPVASAGFGYTVEKASLIYGTYVFSVYMMSIPGGSIADNILGARMAVIVGGLFIACGHFSMAFPSEATFYLGLLLVVIGTGLLKPNISAMVGQLYAPGDTRRDAGFSIFYMGINLGSMTAPIITGFLAQHSRFKAMLASWGLNPDHSWHWGFAAAGVGMVLGLVIFILFGDGLKQVGTPPVRTAGSWQKPAVMLLGAIGLWGIVWLSDREGFTWIRYLFILTPIAVMLWFGYSKQEELRRLGAVFYFFIGAFIFWALFEQAGTSLNLFADRFTATHIFGFEVPSSWYQAANPFFVVALAPVFAFLWTRLGAKQPSSPMKFTIGLAFLASAFTLMVPAAKLAVEGRVSPLWLFGLYFLQTIGEMCLSPVGLSTFTKLSPRHLVGAMMGIWFLGAAFGNKFAGVLSTAFGEGDASHLDRFFGQQSLAVFIVAGIFLALVPWVRRRMGGVL; via the coding sequence ATGAATCAATCCCCTGTCCCCGGGGCCCCATCGGTGCATGGCGAGTTCCTGGGCCACCCCCGTCCGTTGTTCACGCTGTTCTTCGCCGAGGGGTGGGAGCGTTTCTCCTACTACGGCATGCGGGCCCTGCTCACGCTGTTCATGACCCTGCCCGTCGCGAGCGCCGGGTTTGGTTACACGGTCGAGAAGGCCTCGCTGATCTACGGCACCTACGTGTTTTCCGTCTACATGATGTCCATTCCGGGCGGCAGCATCGCCGACAACATCCTCGGCGCCCGGATGGCCGTGATCGTGGGCGGCCTCTTCATCGCGTGCGGCCATTTCTCGATGGCGTTCCCCAGCGAGGCGACGTTCTACCTCGGCCTCCTGCTGGTGGTGATCGGCACCGGCCTGCTCAAGCCGAACATCAGCGCGATGGTCGGCCAGCTCTACGCGCCCGGCGACACGCGCCGCGACGCGGGCTTCTCGATCTTCTACATGGGCATCAACCTCGGGTCGATGACCGCCCCGATCATCACCGGCTTCCTGGCGCAGCACAGCCGGTTCAAGGCCATGCTCGCCTCCTGGGGCCTCAACCCCGACCACTCCTGGCACTGGGGCTTCGCCGCCGCCGGCGTCGGCATGGTGCTGGGCCTGGTGATCTTCATCCTGTTCGGCGACGGCCTCAAGCAGGTCGGCACGCCGCCGGTGCGCACGGCCGGTTCATGGCAAAAGCCCGCCGTCATGCTGCTCGGGGCCATCGGCCTGTGGGGCATCGTGTGGCTGTCCGACCGCGAGGGTTTCACCTGGATCCGCTATCTCTTCATCCTGACCCCCATCGCCGTCATGCTGTGGTTCGGCTATTCCAAGCAGGAAGAGCTGCGCCGGCTCGGCGCCGTGTTCTACTTTTTCATCGGCGCTTTCATCTTCTGGGCGCTGTTCGAACAGGCCGGCACCTCGCTCAACCTGTTTGCCGACCGCTTCACGGCCACGCACATTTTCGGCTTCGAGGTGCCTTCCTCCTGGTATCAGGCCGCCAACCCTTTCTTCGTCGTCGCGCTCGCGCCGGTCTTCGCGTTCCTCTGGACCAGACTCGGCGCCAAGCAGCCGTCGAGCCCGATGAAGTTCACCATCGGCCTCGCCTTCCTCGCCTCCGCCTTCACCCTGATGGTGCCGGCGGCCAAGCTGGCGGTCGAAGGCCGCGTCAGCCCGCTGTGGCTGTTCGGGCTCTACTTCCTGCAGACCATCGGCGAAATGTGCCTGAGCCCCGTCGGCCTGAGCACGTTCACCAAGCTGTCCCCCCGGCACCTGGTCGGCGCGATGATGGGCATCTGGTTCCTCGGCGCGGCGTTCGGCAACAAGTTCGCCGGCGTGCTCTCCACCGCGTTTGGCGAGGGCGACGCGTCGCATCTCGACCGGTTCTTCGGCCAGCAGTCGCTCGCGGTCTTCATCGTCGCGGGCATCTTTCTGGCGCTCGTGCCGTGGGTGCGCCGCCGCATGGGTGGCGTGCTTTGA
- the nusB gene encoding transcription antitermination factor NusB, which produces MTSQFTQRRECRAAAFQYLYAWSVNQPSSPTDDLRLFFEHLEKPRDYYGFAEELIHGAIEHVAEIDTHIKALAHNWEFDRVAKIDLAILRLAMFEMLYRKDIPPVVSINEAIDLSKQYSSADAKRFINGILDRMKDKLGRDSRKPVTE; this is translated from the coding sequence ATGACCAGCCAGTTCACCCAGCGCCGGGAATGCCGCGCCGCGGCGTTCCAGTATCTCTACGCCTGGAGCGTCAACCAGCCGTCCAGCCCGACCGACGACCTGCGTCTCTTCTTCGAGCACCTCGAGAAACCGCGCGACTACTACGGCTTCGCCGAGGAGCTGATCCATGGCGCCATCGAGCACGTCGCGGAGATCGACACCCACATCAAGGCGCTGGCGCACAACTGGGAATTCGACCGCGTGGCGAAGATCGACCTGGCCATCCTCCGGCTCGCGATGTTCGAGATGCTTTACCGCAAGGACATCCCGCCCGTCGTCTCGATCAACGAGGCCATCGACCTCAGCAAGCAATATTCCAGCGCGGACGCGAAGCGGTTCATCAACGGCATCCTCGACCGGATGAAGGACAAGCTCGGGCGCGACTCGCGCAAGCCGGTCACGGAATGA
- the ribH gene encoding 6,7-dimethyl-8-ribityllumazine synthase, with protein sequence MSLSAPKLFAINGAPFSVGIVAARFNPDLVDALLHRVRTGLAAAGVPAKRITLARVPGSHELPVAAQWLAQGGRRDVIIALGVLIGGDTNHHEMVGQSVSHAFQQVALATRTPVINGVIVADNLKQAQARCTGRVNRGAEFARAALEMAALQRALGRRS encoded by the coding sequence ATGAGCCTTTCCGCGCCCAAGCTTTTTGCCATCAACGGCGCCCCGTTCTCGGTCGGCATCGTGGCGGCGCGGTTCAATCCCGACCTGGTCGACGCGCTCCTGCACCGGGTGCGCACCGGGCTGGCCGCGGCCGGCGTGCCGGCGAAGCGCATCACCCTTGCCCGGGTGCCGGGCTCGCACGAGCTCCCGGTGGCCGCCCAGTGGCTCGCGCAGGGCGGCAGGCGCGACGTGATCATCGCCCTCGGCGTGCTCATCGGCGGCGACACCAACCACCACGAGATGGTGGGGCAGAGCGTTTCGCACGCCTTCCAGCAAGTGGCGCTCGCCACGCGCACGCCGGTCATCAACGGTGTCATCGTGGCGGACAATTTGAAACAGGCGCAGGCGCGGTGCACCGGCCGGGTCAACCGGGGGGCCGAGTTCGCGCGCGCCGCCCTCGAGATGGCGGCGCTGCAGCGCGCCTTGGGGAGGCGGTCATGA
- a CDS encoding DUF4864 domain-containing protein, giving the protein MISASGRAAGFFAALRMTVAGVGLLIGLFVHAAEPEMRLSPKKVRDEVRTVVEAQLAALQAGDFATAYDFAARGIKRQFDARLFAAMIRRGYGALLKPDRTDLGVVRDDGEGTAQVSVIATDRQKRSTIYRYWLVKEDDVWRISGVMLEQRPPRGDI; this is encoded by the coding sequence ATGATATCCGCCAGCGGCCGTGCTGCGGGATTCTTCGCTGCGCTCAGAATGACGGTTGCGGGGGTCGGGCTGTTGATCGGGCTTTTCGTTCACGCCGCGGAGCCGGAGATGCGGCTGAGTCCGAAGAAGGTGCGCGACGAAGTCCGCACGGTCGTGGAGGCGCAGCTGGCGGCGCTGCAGGCGGGCGATTTTGCGACGGCGTATGACTTCGCCGCGCGCGGCATCAAGCGGCAGTTCGACGCGCGGCTGTTTGCCGCGATGATCCGGCGCGGCTATGGAGCCCTGCTGAAGCCGGACCGGACCGACCTGGGCGTGGTGCGCGACGATGGTGAGGGGACGGCCCAGGTCAGCGTGATCGCGACCGACCGGCAGAAGCGCAGCACCATTTACCGTTACTGGCTGGTGAAGGAGGATGACGTCTGGCGCATCAGCGGCGTGATGCTGGAGCAGCGGCCGCCGCGCGGAGATATCTAG
- the ftsY gene encoding signal recognition particle-docking protein FtsY, producing the protein MFSIFKKFKDGLTKTVAAIAAKTHGLFGGRKIDAASLGELEEALYTADFGVETTTEILAEIKAAYRKDPELKGQQAAVIGAAVLRRVLTGAEGRLPDVGGSLSPDSSGHKAPPTGKNPMVIAMIGVNGSGKTTTTAKLAHRLKGEGQTVIVAACDTFRAAAVEQLKSWADRLKIEIVASHTGADSAAVAFDAWQAAKARGHDWLIVDTAGRLHTKGNLMEELAKIRRVLQKNDPTAPQHRWLVVDGSLGANSIEQAKVFHQSFGLTGLIVTKLDGTSRGGAIVGIYRQLKIPIYFIGLGEQPDDLQPFSADNYARAVFGLEA; encoded by the coding sequence ATGTTTTCGATTTTCAAGAAATTCAAGGACGGGCTGACGAAGACCGTCGCGGCCATCGCGGCGAAGACGCACGGGCTGTTCGGCGGGCGGAAGATCGACGCCGCCTCGCTCGGGGAACTGGAGGAGGCGCTCTACACGGCCGACTTCGGCGTCGAGACGACCACCGAGATTCTCGCGGAGATCAAGGCCGCCTACCGGAAGGATCCGGAGCTCAAGGGCCAGCAGGCGGCGGTCATCGGGGCCGCGGTGCTGCGACGCGTGCTCACCGGGGCGGAGGGCAGGCTGCCGGATGTGGGAGGGAGTTTATCTCCCGACTCGTCGGGGCATAAAGCCCCTCCCACGGGAAAGAACCCCATGGTCATCGCGATGATCGGCGTCAACGGCTCGGGCAAGACGACCACGACGGCCAAGCTGGCGCACCGGCTCAAGGGCGAGGGCCAGACCGTGATCGTCGCGGCGTGCGACACGTTCCGCGCGGCCGCGGTCGAACAGCTGAAGAGCTGGGCGGACCGCCTGAAGATCGAGATCGTGGCCAGCCACACGGGCGCCGATTCCGCGGCGGTGGCGTTCGACGCCTGGCAGGCCGCCAAGGCGCGCGGGCACGACTGGCTGATCGTCGACACCGCCGGCCGGCTGCACACCAAGGGCAATCTGATGGAGGAGCTGGCGAAGATCCGCCGCGTCCTGCAGAAGAACGATCCCACCGCGCCGCAGCACCGCTGGCTGGTGGTGGACGGCTCGCTCGGCGCCAATTCCATCGAGCAGGCGAAGGTGTTTCACCAGAGCTTCGGCCTGACCGGGCTCATCGTGACCAAGCTGGACGGCACGAGCCGCGGCGGCGCGATCGTCGGCATCTACCGCCAGCTGAAGATCCCGATCTATTTCATCGGCCTGGGCGAGCAACCGGACGACCTGCAGCCATTCTCGGCTGACAATTACGCCCGGGCCGTGTTTGGCCTGGAGGCGTAG
- the ribB gene encoding 3,4-dihydroxy-2-butanone-4-phosphate synthase — translation MSAATPFDSIETAIQTIAAGGLIIVTDDEGRENEGDLLMAAEKATPELVNMMIRHARGLICVPMAEPQLKRLGINPMVQQNREAHRTAFTVSVDAAEGITTGISAFDRARTIRLLADPATRSDELVQPGHIFPLCSRAGGVLERAGHTEAAVDFAALAGLRPAGVICEILSDDGKMARLPELIEFKRRHGLPLVSIAALIEYRHRREQLVEQVATRPFASEYGEFQLHVFRSKVDGRHHLAFTKGKLDTTPTLVRVHTENLLSDVFHATDMGSHRSLLASLERVAKAGHGVIVYMEQTGRMQEALLSAGQPAAGGPGPANLRDYGTGAQILTALGLKQIRLLQHSPRRVVGLDGYGLEIVEQIPV, via the coding sequence ATGTCCGCCGCCACGCCCTTTGACTCCATCGAGACCGCGATCCAGACGATCGCGGCCGGCGGGCTGATCATTGTCACGGACGACGAGGGCCGCGAGAACGAGGGCGACCTTCTCATGGCCGCCGAGAAGGCGACGCCCGAGCTGGTCAACATGATGATCCGTCATGCCCGCGGGCTGATCTGCGTGCCGATGGCGGAACCGCAGCTGAAGCGGCTCGGCATCAATCCCATGGTGCAGCAGAACCGCGAGGCGCACCGCACGGCCTTCACGGTGTCGGTCGACGCCGCGGAGGGGATCACGACCGGCATCAGCGCCTTTGACCGCGCCCGCACCATCCGGCTGCTGGCCGATCCCGCCACCCGCTCGGACGAGCTGGTGCAGCCCGGGCATATCTTCCCGCTGTGCTCGCGGGCGGGCGGCGTGCTCGAGCGCGCCGGCCACACCGAGGCCGCGGTGGACTTCGCGGCGCTGGCCGGCCTGAGGCCCGCCGGGGTGATCTGCGAGATCCTGAGCGACGACGGCAAGATGGCGCGGTTGCCCGAGCTGATTGAATTCAAACGCCGGCACGGCCTGCCGCTGGTCTCCATTGCGGCGCTGATCGAATACCGGCACCGCCGCGAACAGCTGGTGGAGCAGGTGGCGACGCGGCCCTTCGCGTCGGAATACGGCGAGTTCCAGCTGCATGTTTTCCGCAGCAAGGTCGACGGGCGGCATCACCTGGCCTTCACCAAGGGCAAACTCGACACCACGCCCACGCTGGTGCGGGTGCACACCGAGAACCTGCTGAGCGACGTCTTTCACGCCACCGACATGGGCAGCCACCGCTCGTTGCTGGCCTCGCTGGAGCGAGTGGCCAAGGCCGGCCACGGCGTGATCGTCTACATGGAGCAGACCGGCCGCATGCAGGAGGCGCTCCTGAGCGCCGGCCAGCCCGCCGCGGGCGGTCCCGGCCCGGCCAACCTGCGCGACTACGGCACGGGCGCCCAGATCCTGACCGCGCTCGGCCTCAAGCAGATCCGCCTGCTGCAGCACTCGCCCCGCCGCGTCGTCGGCCTCGACGGCTACGGGCTGGAGATCGTGGAGCAGATCCCGGTCTGA